One segment of Variovorax sp. PAMC28562 DNA contains the following:
- a CDS encoding efflux RND transporter permease subunit — MSPSRPFILRPVATSLLMVAIVLAGLVSFRFLPLSALPQVDYPTIQVQTLYPGGSPEVMSNTVTAPLERQFGQMAGLDRMSSTSAAGVSIITLQFSLGQTLDVAEQEVQAAINAGGSLLPADLPAPPVYAKVNPADAPVLTLAITSETLPLTEVQNLVNTRLAQKISQVSGVGLVSLSGGQRPAVRIQANTQALAANGIGLDTLRTAISAANSNGAKGSFDGPKRAYTINSNDQLLTVDDYKNLIVTYKNGAPIRMIDVAQVVNGAENTQLSAWAGTNGKLHPAIILNVQRQPGANVIATVDAIKKQLPDLQAGLPSGLKIEVLSDRTSGIRGSVQHVEMELVLAVVLVVLVIFAFLGSLRATVIASIAVPISLIGTFGLMYLLGYSLNNLSLMALTIATGFVVDDAIVMIENISRYIEEGERPLQAAFKGAAQIGFTIISLTVSLIAVLIPLLFMGDVVGRLFREFAVTLAITILISAVVSLTLVPMMSARWLKPHKAEPSNPNTPSKTGFAARLQNFFSGVMVRYDRSLHWVFAHQALTLVVALLTMVITVALYLSIPKGLFPTQDTGQLQGRIQAAQDVSFERMSLLQQAAAKAILEDPDVESLSSFVGVDAANNKMLNTGSMLINLRASHGNQQALMDRLRDRAQTVAGVTLYLQPTQDLTIDAETGPTEFRASLEGVDSAIITQWMTRLVDRLQTVKQVRNVSSDAGAQGLAAFVNVNRDTAARLSITASSVDDALYSAFGQRIVSTIFTETNQYRVILESQPGLVNTPQKLGDLNLIAGSGVATPLSAIASITEQQAPLQITHVAQYPASTLNFDTAPGVSLGASVDAIRAAAKEIGLPASVTMTFLGASGAYERSLSNQLWLILAAVVCVYIVLGVLYESYVHPLTILSTLPSAGVGALLALMITGNDLGVIGIIGIILLIGIVKKNAIMMIDFAIDAERTQGKSAQEAIHQAALLRFRPILMTTLAALFAAVPLMLSFGEGAELRRPLGLAIFGGLIVSQLLTLFTTPVIYLAFDRLGGESRRRKPEAELDEDGAPA, encoded by the coding sequence ATGAGTCCGTCGCGCCCGTTCATCCTGCGGCCGGTAGCGACCTCGCTGCTGATGGTGGCCATCGTGCTGGCCGGGTTGGTGTCGTTCCGCTTCCTGCCGTTGTCGGCCTTGCCGCAGGTCGACTACCCGACCATCCAGGTGCAGACGCTGTACCCCGGCGGCAGCCCGGAGGTGATGAGCAACACGGTCACCGCGCCGCTCGAACGGCAGTTCGGCCAGATGGCGGGGCTCGACCGCATGAGTTCGACCAGCGCCGCGGGCGTGTCGATCATCACGCTGCAATTTTCGCTCGGGCAAACGCTCGATGTGGCGGAGCAAGAGGTGCAGGCCGCCATCAACGCCGGCGGCTCGCTGCTGCCGGCCGACCTGCCGGCACCGCCGGTGTACGCCAAGGTGAATCCGGCCGATGCGCCGGTGCTCACACTGGCGATCACGTCGGAAACGTTGCCGCTGACCGAGGTGCAGAACCTCGTCAACACGCGACTCGCGCAGAAGATCAGTCAGGTTTCGGGCGTCGGTCTGGTGTCGCTCAGCGGCGGACAACGTCCTGCCGTTCGCATCCAGGCCAACACGCAAGCGCTGGCCGCCAACGGCATCGGACTCGATACGCTGCGCACCGCCATCAGCGCGGCCAATTCGAACGGTGCCAAGGGCAGCTTCGACGGGCCCAAGCGCGCCTACACGATCAATTCGAACGACCAGTTGCTGACCGTCGACGACTACAAGAACCTGATCGTCACGTACAAGAACGGCGCGCCGATTCGCATGATCGACGTGGCCCAAGTGGTCAACGGCGCCGAGAACACGCAGCTCAGCGCCTGGGCCGGTACCAACGGGAAATTGCACCCAGCCATCATCCTGAATGTGCAGCGCCAGCCAGGCGCCAACGTCATCGCCACGGTCGACGCCATCAAGAAGCAGTTGCCCGACTTGCAGGCCGGCTTGCCGAGCGGCTTGAAGATCGAAGTGCTGAGCGATCGCACCTCGGGCATTCGCGGATCGGTCCAGCACGTCGAGATGGAACTCGTCCTGGCGGTCGTGCTGGTGGTGCTGGTCATCTTTGCGTTTTTGGGCAGCCTGCGCGCCACCGTCATCGCCAGCATCGCGGTGCCGATCTCGCTCATCGGCACCTTCGGGCTGATGTACCTGCTCGGCTACAGCCTGAACAACCTGAGCCTGATGGCGCTGACCATCGCGACCGGCTTCGTGGTGGACGATGCCATCGTGATGATCGAGAACATCTCGCGCTACATCGAAGAGGGCGAGCGGCCGTTGCAAGCGGCATTCAAGGGCGCGGCGCAGATCGGCTTCACGATCATTTCGCTGACGGTGTCCCTCATCGCCGTGCTGATTCCGCTGCTCTTCATGGGTGATGTGGTGGGGCGGCTTTTCCGCGAGTTCGCAGTCACGCTGGCCATCACGATCCTGATCTCGGCGGTGGTGTCGCTCACGCTGGTGCCGATGATGTCGGCGCGTTGGCTCAAGCCGCACAAGGCGGAACCGAGCAACCCGAACACCCCGAGCAAGACGGGGTTCGCTGCGCGCCTTCAAAACTTCTTCTCCGGCGTGATGGTCCGTTACGACCGGTCGCTGCACTGGGTGTTCGCGCACCAGGCGCTGACGCTCGTGGTCGCGCTGCTCACGATGGTCATCACGGTGGCGCTGTACCTGAGCATTCCCAAAGGACTGTTTCCGACGCAGGACACGGGGCAACTGCAAGGGCGCATCCAGGCTGCGCAAGACGTGTCGTTCGAGCGCATGTCGCTGCTGCAGCAAGCCGCTGCCAAGGCGATTCTCGAAGACCCGGATGTCGAAAGCCTCAGTTCGTTCGTCGGTGTCGATGCGGCCAACAACAAGATGCTCAACACCGGCAGCATGCTCATCAACCTGCGCGCCAGCCATGGCAACCAGCAGGCGCTGATGGACCGGCTGCGCGACCGGGCGCAGACCGTCGCCGGCGTCACTCTGTACCTGCAGCCGACGCAAGACTTGACCATCGATGCCGAGACCGGGCCTACCGAATTTCGCGCGTCGCTCGAAGGTGTCGACAGCGCCATCATCACGCAGTGGATGACCCGGCTGGTGGACCGGCTGCAAACGGTCAAGCAGGTGCGCAACGTCAGCAGCGATGCCGGCGCGCAGGGCCTGGCCGCTTTCGTCAACGTGAACCGCGACACCGCGGCGCGCCTGTCGATCACCGCGAGTTCGGTCGACGACGCGCTCTACAGTGCCTTCGGCCAGCGCATCGTCTCGACCATCTTCACCGAGACCAACCAGTACCGCGTGATCCTGGAATCGCAGCCCGGCCTGGTGAACACGCCGCAAAAGCTCGGCGACCTGAACCTCATCGCCGGCTCGGGCGTAGCGACACCTTTGTCGGCGATCGCCAGCATCACCGAGCAGCAGGCGCCGCTGCAGATCACGCACGTGGCGCAGTACCCGGCCAGCACGCTCAACTTCGACACCGCGCCGGGTGTGTCGCTCGGCGCATCGGTCGATGCGATTCGCGCCGCGGCCAAGGAGATCGGCTTGCCGGCCAGCGTGACGATGACCTTCCTCGGCGCGTCGGGTGCTTACGAACGCTCGCTGTCGAATCAGCTCTGGCTCATCCTCGCGGCGGTGGTGTGCGTCTACATCGTGCTGGGCGTGCTGTACGAAAGCTACGTGCATCCGCTCACGATCTTGTCGACGCTGCCATCGGCCGGTGTCGGCGCGCTGCTGGCGTTGATGATCACCGGCAACGACCTGGGCGTGATCGGCATCATCGGCATCATCCTGCTGATCGGCATCGTGAAGAAGAACGCGATCATGATGATCGACTTCGCGATCGATGCCGAGCGCACGCAGGGCAAGTCGGCGCAAGAGGCGATCCACCAGGCGGCGCTGCTGCGCTTTCGGCCGATCCTGATGACGACGCTGGCGGCTTTGTTCGCTGCGGTGCCGCTGATGCTGAGCTTCGGCGAGGGCGCGGAGTTGCGTCGGCCGCTCGGTCTCGCCATCTTCGGCGGATTGATCGTCAGCCAGCTGCTCACGCTCTTCACCACGCCGGTGATTTACTTGGCGTTCGATCGGCTCGGTGGTGAAAGTCGTCGCCGCAAGCCCGAAGCCGAGCTCGATGAAGACGGAGCGCCCGCGTGA
- a CDS encoding efflux RND transporter permease subunit yields MNLSRPFVRRPIGTVLLTVGVALAGIAAFFVLPVSPLPQVDYPVISVRASIPGASPETMATSVATPLERHLGTIAGVNEMTSTSSVGSARVTLQFDLSRNIDGAAREVQAAINASRVDLPATLRSNPTYRKANPAASPVIILALTSKTKTPGQIYDAVSNIVSQRLSQVDGVGDVEIGGGSLPAVRIELLPFALNRYGVSTEDVRAAVQAANANRPKGAVQGDGRKLQIYTQTPALKASDYAPMVVAWRNGAAVRLQDVAEVNDGVEDTRTLGLFNGEPAIIVLITRQPSANIIATVDSVRALLPELQAQLPPDVQLQVASDSTNSIRSSLHEVEVTLIISVLLVVLVVSLFLRSVRATIVPAVATVVALLGTFGVMYLLGFSLNNFSLMALTVATGFVVDDAIVVLENTSRHIDAGMSRMKAALLGAKEVGFTVLSISVSLVAVFIPLLFMGGQTGRLFREFAVTLSAAVMISLVISLTTTPMMCAWLLKPGGEHANDKPPGRLGRMAAGSYDWVLRRYEASLDWALDSKALVMLILLAVIGLNVYLFSAAPKGFFPQQDSGQLNGGLRADQSISSQAMAAKLRQVVDIIRKDEAVDTVIGFTGGGRAGGGFMFVNLKPANQRKDSGLTVIARLRPQLNQVTGLRVFLGTVQDVRSGGRASNSTYQYTLKSDSLADLRTWAVKLSDELKLQPVLTDVDTDQDQNGVETVAKVDRDTARRLGVTSTAIDNALYNAFGQRQVATIYTELNQYHVVMEWAPRYAQSPNALKDVYVPATRTAVIAGQTVTTEAADTTSTGTATKTTSGAAASTATGSSTGAVPVSANPGSRNASTGNVLSNTATSLVPLSSVAQFMENSVATSVSHEDGELATTISFNLAEGANLGDAREAVAKAEANIAMPTNVRGAFAGTALSAQQSQGQQTMLILAALVVIYIVLGILYESLVHPITVLSTLPSAGVGAVLALLLFRMEFSIIALIGVFLLIGIVKKNAILIIDFALEAERSRGLSPLEAVREACLLRFRPILMTTMAAALGALPLAIGFGEGAELRRPLGVAIIGGLIASQLLTLLTTPVVYLVLDKLRRRGAHEHELGRAIDAEPKPV; encoded by the coding sequence GTGAACCTGTCGCGGCCGTTCGTTCGCCGACCTATCGGCACGGTGTTGTTGACGGTCGGTGTCGCGCTGGCCGGCATCGCGGCCTTCTTCGTGCTGCCGGTGTCGCCGCTGCCGCAGGTCGACTATCCGGTGATCTCGGTGCGCGCTTCCATCCCCGGCGCCAGCCCGGAGACCATGGCGACCAGCGTCGCGACGCCGCTCGAACGGCACCTCGGCACCATTGCCGGTGTCAACGAAATGACGTCGACCAGTTCGGTCGGCTCGGCGCGCGTCACGCTGCAGTTCGACCTGAGCCGCAACATCGACGGCGCCGCGCGCGAGGTGCAGGCCGCCATTAACGCCAGCCGGGTCGACTTGCCGGCCACGCTGCGCAGCAATCCGACGTACCGCAAGGCCAACCCGGCGGCATCTCCGGTCATCATCCTGGCGCTCACGTCCAAGACCAAGACGCCGGGCCAGATCTACGACGCGGTGTCGAACATCGTGAGCCAGCGGTTGTCGCAAGTCGATGGCGTGGGCGATGTCGAAATCGGCGGCGGCTCGTTGCCGGCAGTGCGCATCGAGTTGCTGCCCTTCGCGCTGAACCGCTATGGCGTGAGTACCGAAGACGTTCGCGCTGCCGTTCAGGCGGCCAACGCCAATCGGCCCAAGGGGGCAGTGCAGGGCGACGGCCGCAAGCTGCAGATCTACACGCAGACACCGGCCCTCAAAGCCAGCGACTACGCACCGATGGTCGTGGCCTGGCGCAACGGCGCAGCGGTACGGCTGCAAGACGTCGCCGAAGTCAACGACGGCGTGGAAGACACGCGCACGCTCGGCCTCTTCAACGGCGAACCGGCGATCATCGTGCTCATCACGCGCCAGCCTTCGGCCAACATCATCGCAACCGTCGACAGCGTGCGTGCGCTGCTGCCGGAACTTCAGGCGCAATTGCCACCCGACGTGCAGTTGCAGGTGGCATCCGACAGCACCAATTCGATCCGCAGCTCGCTGCATGAAGTCGAGGTGACGCTGATCATCTCGGTGTTGCTGGTGGTGCTGGTCGTCAGCTTGTTCTTGCGCAGCGTGCGCGCGACCATCGTGCCCGCAGTAGCGACCGTGGTGGCGCTGTTGGGCACCTTCGGCGTGATGTACCTGCTGGGCTTCAGCCTCAACAATTTCAGCCTGATGGCGCTGACGGTGGCGACCGGGTTCGTGGTCGACGATGCCATCGTGGTGCTGGAGAACACCAGCCGACACATCGATGCCGGCATGTCGCGCATGAAGGCGGCGCTGCTCGGTGCCAAAGAGGTCGGGTTCACGGTGTTGTCGATCAGCGTGTCGTTGGTTGCGGTTTTCATTCCTTTGCTGTTCATGGGCGGGCAAACCGGGCGCCTCTTCCGCGAGTTCGCGGTCACTTTGTCGGCCGCGGTGATGATCTCGCTGGTCATCTCTCTGACCACCACGCCGATGATGTGCGCGTGGCTGCTCAAGCCCGGTGGCGAGCATGCGAACGACAAGCCGCCGGGGCGGCTCGGCCGCATGGCCGCCGGCAGCTACGACTGGGTGCTCCGCCGCTACGAAGCCAGCCTCGACTGGGCGCTCGACAGCAAGGCGCTGGTCATGCTCATCCTGCTGGCGGTCATCGGCCTCAACGTCTACCTGTTCAGTGCAGCACCCAAGGGGTTCTTTCCGCAGCAGGACAGCGGCCAGCTCAACGGGGGCCTGCGTGCCGACCAGAGCATCTCGTCGCAAGCGATGGCGGCCAAGCTGCGGCAGGTGGTCGACATCATCCGCAAGGACGAAGCGGTCGACACCGTGATCGGCTTCACCGGTGGCGGGCGGGCCGGGGGGGGCTTCATGTTCGTCAACCTGAAGCCGGCCAACCAGCGCAAGGACAGCGGCCTGACGGTCATCGCGCGGCTGCGACCGCAGCTGAACCAGGTCACCGGTCTGCGCGTCTTTCTGGGCACGGTGCAAGACGTGCGCTCGGGCGGCCGCGCCAGCAATTCGACCTACCAGTACACGCTCAAGAGCGACAGCCTGGCCGACCTGCGGACGTGGGCCGTCAAGCTGTCCGACGAACTCAAGCTGCAGCCGGTGCTGACCGACGTCGACACTGACCAGGATCAGAACGGCGTCGAAACTGTCGCCAAGGTCGATCGCGATACGGCACGGCGTCTCGGCGTCACGTCGACGGCCATCGACAACGCTCTGTACAACGCCTTCGGGCAGCGTCAGGTCGCGACCATCTACACCGAACTGAACCAGTACCACGTCGTGATGGAGTGGGCGCCGCGCTATGCGCAGAGCCCGAACGCGCTGAAGGACGTGTACGTGCCAGCCACGCGTACGGCGGTCATCGCGGGACAGACGGTGACCACCGAAGCAGCGGACACCACCTCGACCGGCACCGCGACCAAAACCACGAGCGGGGCCGCAGCTTCCACTGCGACGGGTTCGAGCACTGGCGCCGTCCCGGTGTCCGCCAACCCCGGCTCGCGCAACGCTTCCACCGGCAACGTGCTCAGCAACACTGCAACGAGCCTGGTGCCGCTTTCGTCGGTGGCGCAGTTCATGGAGAACTCGGTCGCGACGTCGGTGAGCCATGAAGACGGCGAGCTGGCGACGACCATTTCGTTCAACCTGGCCGAAGGCGCCAACCTCGGCGATGCCCGCGAGGCGGTTGCCAAAGCCGAGGCCAACATCGCGATGCCGACCAACGTGCGCGGCGCCTTCGCTGGTACCGCGTTGAGCGCGCAGCAATCGCAGGGCCAGCAGACGATGCTGATCCTGGCGGCGCTGGTCGTCATCTACATCGTGCTCGGCATCCTGTACGAGAGCCTGGTGCATCCGATCACGGTGCTCTCGACCTTGCCGTCGGCGGGCGTCGGTGCGGTGCTGGCACTGCTGCTGTTCAGGATGGAGTTTTCGATCATCGCGTTGATCGGCGTGTTCTTGCTGATCGGCATCGTGAAGAAGAACGCCATCCTCATCATCGACTTCGCGCTGGAGGCCGAACGCTCGCGCGGGCTGTCGCCGCTCGAAGCCGTGCGTGAGGCTTGCCTGCTGCGCTTCCGGCCGATCCTGATGACGACCATGGCGGCTGCGCTCGGGGCGCTGCCGCTCGCCATCGGTTTCGGCGAGGGTGCGGAGTTGCGCCGGCCGCTGGGCGTCGCGATCATCGGCGGGCTCATCGCCAGCCAGCTCCTCACTCTGCTGACCACGCCTGTGGTGTATCTGGTGCTCGACAAGCTGCGCCGCCGCGGCGCGCACGAGCATGAACTTGGCCGTGCGATCGACGCCGAACCCAAACCCGTATGA
- a CDS encoding efflux transporter outer membrane subunit, with product MPSFPFSLSAVCVLVLSLTGCAIGPRYETPTAANPGAFKEAPAAAGWLPAAPADALDRGEWWKLFNDANLDELATRVQVSNQNIAAAVGNYAQAQALVREQRAALLPQVSVDGSGRRSGALRSSSSGTTPTNAFSATLGVDWAPDVWGRLRQAVTSAQAGAQASEADLASARLSAIGNLVTNYFSLRETDAEIVLLDETIAGYERAYQITNNRYQAGISAQTDVLQAQTQLLSTRADRVSLTRNRATYEHAIAVLVGSAPNDFSLPASKWTPTVPGVPVSVPSTLLQRRPDIAAAERAVASANAQIGVARTAYFPSFGLSGSVGSSASRVGDLFSASNTLWSLGLSVAQVVFDGGAISARVDEAKGSYDASVARYRQTVLTAFQSVEDQLTAAATLGQQEGLRLQASLAADKTEQQLLNRYRAAQVSYTDVVTAQAAALNARRTLVQLQVNRQNAAVALIQNLGGGWEASWLTVPPATAAPQ from the coding sequence ATGCCATCCTTTCCTTTCTCTCTGAGCGCCGTGTGCGTGCTGGTGTTGTCGCTCACCGGTTGCGCGATCGGCCCGCGCTACGAAACGCCCACTGCCGCCAACCCCGGCGCCTTCAAAGAGGCACCTGCAGCCGCCGGCTGGCTGCCAGCCGCGCCGGCCGACGCACTCGATCGTGGCGAGTGGTGGAAGCTCTTCAACGATGCCAACCTCGACGAACTTGCCACCCGCGTGCAGGTATCGAACCAGAACATCGCTGCCGCCGTCGGGAACTACGCGCAGGCACAAGCGCTGGTGCGCGAGCAACGCGCCGCGCTGCTTCCGCAGGTGAGCGTCGATGGCAGCGGGCGCCGAAGCGGTGCGCTGCGTTCGAGCAGTTCCGGAACGACGCCGACCAACGCGTTCTCGGCGACGCTGGGTGTCGACTGGGCACCCGACGTGTGGGGCCGCTTGCGGCAAGCAGTGACGAGCGCCCAAGCCGGCGCGCAGGCAAGCGAGGCCGACCTTGCTTCGGCGCGGCTGTCGGCCATCGGCAATCTGGTGACCAACTACTTTTCGCTGCGCGAGACCGATGCGGAGATCGTGCTGCTCGACGAAACGATCGCCGGCTACGAGCGCGCCTACCAGATCACCAACAACCGCTATCAGGCCGGCATCTCCGCGCAAACCGACGTGTTGCAGGCGCAGACGCAATTGCTCAGCACGCGCGCCGATCGCGTGTCGTTGACGCGCAATCGCGCGACGTACGAACACGCCATCGCGGTGCTTGTCGGTTCCGCGCCCAACGACTTCAGCCTGCCGGCTTCCAAGTGGACGCCGACGGTGCCTGGCGTACCTGTCAGCGTGCCGTCGACATTGCTGCAACGCCGGCCCGATATCGCCGCCGCGGAGCGCGCAGTCGCCTCGGCCAACGCGCAGATCGGCGTCGCGCGAACGGCGTACTTTCCCAGCTTCGGCCTGAGCGGTTCGGTCGGCAGTTCGGCCAGCCGCGTTGGCGATTTGTTCAGCGCATCGAACACGCTGTGGTCGCTCGGGTTGTCGGTCGCGCAGGTGGTGTTCGATGGCGGTGCGATCAGCGCGCGCGTCGACGAGGCCAAGGGCAGCTACGACGCCAGCGTCGCGCGTTACAGGCAAACCGTGCTGACCGCCTTTCAGTCCGTGGAAGACCAGTTGACCGCGGCCGCTACGCTGGGCCAACAGGAGGGCTTGCGCCTGCAGGCCTCGCTCGCTGCCGACAAGACCGAGCAGCAGTTGCTCAACCGCTATCGCGCTGCCCAAGTGAGCTACACCGATGTCGTCACCGCGCAGGCCGCTGCGTTGAACGCTCGCCGCACGCTGGTGCAGTTGCAGGTCAATCGACAGAACGCAGCGGTGGCGCTGATCCAGAACCTCGGTGGCGGGTGGGAAGCCAGCTGGCTGACCGTGCCACCCGCAACGGCCGCTCCACAGTAA
- a CDS encoding porin, translating to MKKSLAALAALAVTGLASAQSSVTLFGVVDAAVSYQSATSRDAVTGASSRQSQWSLANSGYNASRLGFRGTEDLGGGLSASFWLESAISNDDGSTGIGAFNRRSTVSLANGFGELRLGRDYTATYWNDTVFDPFGTTGSGTSVISSVSGSTNLANPNYIRASNMVGYFLPPNLGGFYGQVQYSLNENTDNSTTALVASTNSNAGRYVGGRFGYANGPLDVAVSLGENTVIDTTALTRTVRTANLGASYDFGPVKLFGELSSVRNRFVTALATSRDSYNGYLLGASVPVGPGLIRASYSAVRYDEGASGLTGSDPHVQKLALGYVHNLSKRTALYATVARVDNRNDALYSGSLSSAITAGGSSAVGFTSLPRSSTGYDFGIRHSF from the coding sequence ATGAAAAAGTCCCTTGCGGCGCTCGCCGCGTTGGCCGTCACTGGTTTGGCATCGGCGCAGTCGTCCGTCACACTGTTCGGCGTGGTGGATGCGGCCGTCAGCTACCAATCGGCCACATCGCGCGATGCGGTGACCGGTGCCAGCTCCAGGCAAAGCCAGTGGAGCCTAGCCAATTCCGGCTACAACGCGAGCCGCCTCGGCTTTCGTGGCACGGAAGATCTGGGCGGCGGCTTGTCTGCCAGTTTCTGGCTCGAGTCGGCCATCAGCAACGACGACGGATCGACCGGCATCGGCGCCTTCAACCGACGCTCTACGGTGAGCCTTGCCAACGGCTTCGGCGAACTGCGCCTAGGGCGCGACTACACGGCCACCTACTGGAACGACACCGTGTTCGATCCGTTCGGCACCACCGGCTCCGGCACCAGCGTGATCTCGTCGGTGAGCGGGAGCACCAACCTCGCCAATCCCAACTACATTCGCGCCAGCAACATGGTCGGCTACTTCTTGCCGCCGAACCTGGGTGGCTTCTATGGCCAGGTGCAGTACAGCCTGAATGAGAACACCGACAACAGCACGACCGCACTTGTCGCATCGACCAACAGCAACGCCGGCCGTTACGTCGGCGGCCGCTTCGGCTACGCCAACGGCCCGCTCGACGTTGCCGTGTCGCTCGGAGAAAACACCGTCATCGACACCACCGCGCTCACGCGCACGGTAAGGACCGCCAACCTCGGTGCTTCGTACGACTTTGGCCCGGTCAAGCTCTTCGGAGAGCTGTCGAGCGTGCGCAACCGATTCGTAACTGCACTCGCCACATCGCGCGACAGCTACAACGGCTATCTGCTCGGCGCCAGCGTGCCGGTCGGGCCGGGCCTGATCCGCGCTTCGTATTCCGCGGTGCGCTATGACGAGGGCGCTAGCGGTCTGACGGGCAGCGATCCGCATGTTCAGAAGCTCGCGTTGGGTTACGTGCACAACCTGTCGAAGCGCACCGCGCTCTACGCCACGGTGGCACGCGTCGACAACCGCAACGATGCGCTCTACAGCGGCAGCCTGAGCTCCGCGATCACCGCGGGCGGCAGCAGCGCAGTCGGCTTTACCAGCTTGCCGCGTTCGTCGACGGGGTACGACTTCGGCATTCGCCACTCGTTCTGA
- a CDS encoding ATP-binding protein, with protein MQTHPSPPSTRMDLCQMLRDVPPACMTLLQANGIALDQRLPDEPLPVDVGDHEWELLLANVSRIACLAMQGGGTLQLLARSEGSRAVVHFMDVGRDACTTGLAQLFGKPDERTAGCVRACEYIVHRHGGRIYAAPSSLGSLGLTLRLPLRPSLSAAWQ; from the coding sequence ATGCAAACACATCCATCACCGCCATCGACCCGGATGGACCTCTGCCAGATGCTGCGCGACGTGCCGCCGGCCTGCATGACTCTATTGCAGGCCAACGGCATCGCGCTCGACCAGCGCCTGCCCGACGAACCCTTGCCCGTCGACGTGGGCGATCATGAGTGGGAGCTGCTGCTGGCCAACGTCTCGCGTATCGCCTGCCTCGCGATGCAGGGCGGCGGTACGCTGCAACTGCTGGCGCGCTCCGAGGGTTCGCGTGCGGTGGTGCACTTCATGGACGTGGGGCGCGATGCCTGCACCACCGGGCTGGCGCAACTCTTCGGCAAGCCCGACGAGCGCACCGCAGGCTGCGTGCGGGCCTGCGAGTACATCGTGCATCGACATGGCGGGCGCATCTATGCGGCGCCTTCGTCGCTGGGCAGTCTCGGACTCACGCTGCGGTTGCCGCTGCGGCCCTCGCTGTCCGCGGCATGGCAATGA